In the genome of Roseovarius sp. Pro17, the window GGTGCTTGTGCAGATAACGGCTTGATTGGGGGCGCCGGGGCGTTAATCGATGGCAGCACCATTCATGCTGATGCCAATCGCGCCAGAAAGGCTGCGCCGACAGAGGTCGAAGAGATTTGGGCGACGCATAATACCATATCGCGACCGGTTCAGGACTACCTTGATGGCTTGGAGAATAGCGCGAACCCAGTGCCGGGCCCCAAACACAAGCCGCCCAAATACCTGTCTGAAACAGATCCACAAGCGGTGTGGTCGCTAAAGGATGGTCCGGGCCGCTTCAGCTATGAGGTCAACTATTTGGCGGACGACAAGCACGCCATCATTGTTGATGTTGGGGGCACCCCTGCACGGCTTAGCCAAGAGATTGCCGCCGCCAAAGCCATGCTGGAACGTGAGGTTGCAGGGTATGACCCCAAGACAATCCCAGCGGATAAGATCTATGGAACGGGACCGTTTTTATCTTGGTTGTTGGAACGCAAGATCACGCCCTACATTCCAGTCCTTGATCGCAAGGCTCAAACCTTCGGTAAATTCACACGTGATGCATTCGAGTATGATGCGGCGAACGATCAATATGTCTGCCCGCATGGCCATCAGTTACCCCTCAAGAGTATTGATGAAGACACGCGCGCGAAACGATACAAGGCGACGCCGTCCCAATGCCGTGACTGCCCGCTTAAAAGCCAATGCACAGATGCCCCATCGCGCGCAGTCATGCGGCTGATGGACGAGGAGGCCAGGCAGACCGTTCAAGACTTGGCCGATACAAAGGCGTTTCAAGTTGCCCGCACCCGACGCAAGAAAATTGAAATGTTATTTGCCCACCTCAAACGATGGCAGAAACTAACCCGCCTCAGGCTTCGCGGGTTATCAGGAGCCAAAGAAGAATTCCTCCTCGCAGCCACCGCCCAGAACCTAAAACGCCTCGTGAAACTTGTGCCGACATAGCACCACAAACAGCGCTAAATGACCGAAATCCGCTATTTGAGCGGAAGAAACCCGTTGGGGCTGCGACAAGCACAACATTTAGCGGGTCGAGTTGTTTACCGATATCGGTGGTTTTTGAGAACGACCGCAGACCGATGATCCGAACCAGCAGAATGATCCACGCGATGCCGCAGGCGCTTAGAAAGAGGCCTTTGGCAATCGCGTCTAAAATGACATCTTCGAAAAACATGGTTGCTCCCTCCCTGATTGCCCGCCAGCGCGAATCACGCGCGCAGAATGTGATTCAAGCGCGCTCGGCCAACTTATCCTTGTCCGCCCGTAAACCGCTGTAACGCAGCCTCGCCCGCGCCGGTTCAATCCAGATTGAATTGGCATGGCAGGTAGGCGGTTACACGGGCGCTCCAAAGGTAGACACCGGCTGGGATGAGGGTTTCCCCGATGAACGATTTTACCGAATTTGCCCCACCGGCCCTCTTTGCCGGAGGTCGCGGACTGGTCGTCGATCTCTATCGCGAGACTAAAGGCAAGCCACTGGGGGCCGGTGCCATCATGCCAACCGACAAAGGCCAACGCCTGAATGGTATCAGTTGCGGTGCCGCAATCCGGAGCGTGGGGTCGATAGATATCGCTTGCGGACTAGGTAGCTTAACGGTTGCCGAGTTCATCTTGGCGCTTACCTTTTGCGTTCCAATGTATTTGATTGGCCCCATATCCGCAGCAACAGATGAGGTTTCCAATGCCCGATAAATCAAGCTGTCTGGTTACGAAACTATCCCATTATGTCGACCTGACCGACGCCGATAAAAACAAGCTGGCAAAGCTGGAGAAATCCGAACGGACCTACGGCGCTGCAGTAGAAGTCTATCAAGGCGGTGACTCGAACGGCGACCTCTACGTGGTCAAGCATGGCTGGGCTTTCAGCTATACCGACTTGCCGGACGGGCGGCGTCAGATCGTCAAGATCCATCATCCGGGCGATATCATCGGTTTTCCGGATGTCGCGCTGAAGCATTTGACGACGACGCTTTGCACAATGGAAGAGGTCTGTCTCTGTCCGTTCCCCAAATCAGCGTTGGATGTAATTCTGAGGGAGTCTCCGCGACTTTCCGCACTTTTGCTTTCAATCGCGCTGCGCGATCAGGTCGTTCTGATTGATCTTCTGCGCGCGATGGGACGGATGAGCGCTCGCGAGCGTGTCAGTTACATGCTGCTCGACCTAATATCCAGATTGCGGGTTACCAACCTGCAGATGACCGATACCATCCGGCTACCCATGACACAAAGTCAGATTGCTGATTATCTGGGCCTCACCAACGTCTATATCAGCAAAACGCTGATCAAAATGGAAGAAGCCGGAGTTATCCGGCGACGCGACAATCATCTTCAGTTGCTGAAAGAAGAAGAGTTAATTGCGCTGACGGATTTCCATGATCGTTATGCCGATATGGACACCTCTTGGTTTCCTGCGGCCTAGCGGAAATTCGCTCATTTAATCTAGTTCTAAGCGGCGTCATCCGACGCGCGATAAATCAGAGACGTAAGGCTGAGTCGCGCAATGTTCGTTAAAGCGGGAACTGACGTTCCCAAGACGACGTTTACGCATCGGTGATCTTATCAGCCCAATTCCAAGCGTCCCTTGCGGCGTTTAACACCTCGGGGGTGAACAATGAAACTCAGACTGCTTGTCGCCAGCGGATTGTTGATTGTCTGTGTTCTGCTCCCTGTCGTTGGCATAGTCGTCTGCGGCGCAGTTCTTGCTTTTCAGGTTGTGCTGATGTGCCTTCGACCCTTGATGGCACACTGCTCCAGACCTGCGAACCGGGCAGGCGGATCGTTTCCGGCGCCTGTGTTTTCCATTCATGTTGCAACCCATTCAGAGCCTGCAGCGATGGTCATTCATACGCTGCAATCGTTGCTGAAACAGGATTGGCCAGCAAGCGACTATGAGATCGTGGTGATGGACAATAACACTTTGAATAACGATCTGTGGCGTCCGGTAGAGGCTTTCTGCGCGCAGTATCCTGATCGCCTAAAGTTCGCGCACCGAATGAATGTGCGCGGCGCCAAGGCTGGTGCGCTCAACATTGCCCTTGAACTTACGCGTGCGGACGCGACGCATATAGTGACGGTGGACGCAGATTACGTCGTGCAGCGGGATTTCCTGAGCATCGCGTCATCGGCGCTGCAACGGACCGGTGCAGACTACGTTCAGTTCCCGCAATCCTACCGCGGGACGGGTGAGGTGGCTGCCGGGGTCGATGCCGAACTGGAGGAATATTTCAGATCGAATGCGATGATCGCCGATGACGCCGAAGCGGTGCTGCTGACCGGCACGCTGTGCGTGATCTCCCGCGATGCTTTGGAGGCTGTCGGTGGATGGTCCGGCGTCACCACCACCGAAGATGCCGAACTGGGCGTAAGGCTGTGCCATGCCGGATATGCTGGACGCTTTATCAATCAAGTCGTGGGTCAGGGACTGCTCCCGTTGTCCTTGAGCGATCTAGAGAAGCAACGATACCGCTGGTGCAGCGGAAACCTGCGGACCTTGCTTCGTCACTTGCCGATCATCCTTGGGCAGGCAAGCTCGCTCAAACTACAACAGCGTCTGGTCGTCATTACGCAACTTACTGCGTGGTTTAATCTGGCTTTGGTGCCTGCGGTCCTCTTGCTCACTGCGCTGCTGCTAGACCGAGCGCCCGCTGCTTTGGTGGCGTTTGCCGCTGCTACGATCGTCCTCAGCCTTCTCGATATCGTCTTGCGCGTGACAGAGCGCGGCATCAACGAAGCGCGCAGTCCTTCCATGATCCTCGCCGCTCTGGCATGCCGCATCGCGTTGGCACCCCAATCTGCGAAGGCGACCCTTGACGGGCTACTTGGCGTCAAATTGCAATTTGTCGTCACGAACAAATCCGGCGCCGAGGAACAACAAAACCGCCCAGCGCCGATCGGTCATATGGTCCTGTTCATTGTCTCGCTTTGTACCCTGATCGTCGTCGGGCCGACACATCTTCTGGTCATCGCAGCGTTGTTCACGCTCATGCTGCCTCTGCCCGCTGCACTGCTTACAAACAAGAGCCTGCGGTCCTATCGCACCTCCATCGCACTGGATAGGGTGAGGGCCACAGCATGAGTAGTGATCCCCTCGCACCGTTGGTCGATATCGTCATTCCGACCTATAATCGCGCTCACCTGATCGCCAAGGCCGCCCAAGCTGCGTTGGATCAGTCATGGTGGAATTGCCGGGTAACCGTCATCGACGATGCCAGCACTGATGATACGGCCGTCACCTTACGCCCATTTTTCGACGATCCCCGTTTCAACTATATCCGACTGATTAATAACCTCGGTACGGCGCAGGCCAAAAACGCTGGCATTCTGCTGACTGACGGCGAGGCCATCACCTTTCACGATTCCGACGATCTGCCGCATCGCGATAAGGTTCTGCATCAGGTGCGTGTGCTGACAGCTTGCAATATCAGAGCTGACGAGTGTCTGAACTGGGCGCTCTCGGGCAAGGTCGCTGGGCAAACGCTGGAGGTGGGCGCAGCGCTGACGCATCACGAACTCATCCTTCCGGACGGGCGGCGGGTGGAAATTCGGCGAGACATTTCGCTGTTTGATGACGTGTTCCCAAACCTCCAGATGGGCAGCCGCGTACCCGGCGAGTGGACGCATATCAACTCCGGCCTCTTTCGCGCCGATGTGCTAAAACGGCTGGGCGGGTTCGAGGATTGCATCGAAGAGGATCGGGAATTTCGCAATCGTCTGATCCTGAACGGCGAAATCGTGTGGATCATTCCCGAGTTGCTT includes:
- a CDS encoding Crp/Fnr family transcriptional regulator; the encoded protein is MPDKSSCLVTKLSHYVDLTDADKNKLAKLEKSERTYGAAVEVYQGGDSNGDLYVVKHGWAFSYTDLPDGRRQIVKIHHPGDIIGFPDVALKHLTTTLCTMEEVCLCPFPKSALDVILRESPRLSALLLSIALRDQVVLIDLLRAMGRMSARERVSYMLLDLISRLRVTNLQMTDTIRLPMTQSQIADYLGLTNVYISKTLIKMEEAGVIRRRDNHLQLLKEEELIALTDFHDRYADMDTSWFPAA
- a CDS encoding glycosyltransferase family 2 protein; translated protein: MAHCSRPANRAGGSFPAPVFSIHVATHSEPAAMVIHTLQSLLKQDWPASDYEIVVMDNNTLNNDLWRPVEAFCAQYPDRLKFAHRMNVRGAKAGALNIALELTRADATHIVTVDADYVVQRDFLSIASSALQRTGADYVQFPQSYRGTGEVAAGVDAELEEYFRSNAMIADDAEAVLLTGTLCVISRDALEAVGGWSGVTTTEDAELGVRLCHAGYAGRFINQVVGQGLLPLSLSDLEKQRYRWCSGNLRTLLRHLPIILGQASSLKLQQRLVVITQLTAWFNLALVPAVLLLTALLLDRAPAALVAFAAATIVLSLLDIVLRVTERGINEARSPSMILAALACRIALAPQSAKATLDGLLGVKLQFVVTNKSGAEEQQNRPAPIGHMVLFIVSLCTLIVVGPTHLLVIAALFTLMLPLPAALLTNKSLRSYRTSIALDRVRATA
- a CDS encoding glycosyltransferase family 2 protein, which encodes MSSDPLAPLVDIVIPTYNRAHLIAKAAQAALDQSWWNCRVTVIDDASTDDTAVTLRPFFDDPRFNYIRLINNLGTAQAKNAGILLTDGEAITFHDSDDLPHRDKVLHQVRVLTACNIRADECLNWALSGKVAGQTLEVGAALTHHELILPDGRRVEIRRDISLFDDVFPNLQMGSRVPGEWTHINSGLFRADVLKRLGGFEDCIEEDREFRNRLILNGEIVWIIPELLLTKIETPGSLTQSSVSDYNSAKRKTDRQLVWGKVDEWRRTGRVAPVPIDIDDLHVSFASNPCKLVARDVPMTARTAVRLADIVTSHSASAVAAQ